The proteins below come from a single Candidatus Effluviviaceae Genus V sp. genomic window:
- a CDS encoding CHRD domain-containing protein yields MNRSLTMRLLVTALFLSAVTGLRPARAETLLQATLDGSQVAPPSDSDATGTATLILNDAQTQVEYVVMYAGLEGEETDAHFHQGGPGEDGPILHHLPLGSPKFGTWDVDAHEVGYLLNGMVYVNIHTTTHVSGEIRGDITESTAGLTLGAVDTSWGRIKALFNED; encoded by the coding sequence GTGAACCGATCTCTGACAATGAGACTTCTGGTGACTGCGCTCTTCCTTTCGGCGGTCACGGGGCTGCGGCCCGCGAGAGCCGAGACGCTTCTGCAGGCGACGCTCGACGGGTCACAGGTCGCCCCGCCCTCCGACTCGGACGCGACGGGAACGGCAACGCTGATCCTGAACGACGCGCAGACCCAGGTCGAGTACGTGGTCATGTACGCCGGCCTGGAGGGCGAGGAGACCGACGCGCACTTTCACCAGGGAGGACCGGGCGAGGACGGTCCGATCCTGCACCATCTGCCCCTCGGAAGCCCGAAGTTCGGAACCTGGGACGTCGACGCCCACGAGGTGGGCTATCTGCTCAACGGCATGGTGTACGTCAACATCCATACGACGACGCACGTGAGCGGCGAGATCCGTGGTGACATCACGGAGTCGACGGCCGGTCTGACGCTCGGCGCCGTCGACACCAGCTGGGGCAGGATCAAAGCGCTCTTCAATGAGGACTGA
- a CDS encoding linear amide C-N hydrolase translates to MMRTVLFLSSLLLIAVACVPSVACTSFVMDGPEGPIFGTNLDLFIPGDGLILVNLRGVHKATYQTGTTGERHNWRSEYGSVTFNLAGNEFAWGGMNEAGLVVSSMELRAGEYPEPDERPAFFDGNWTQYVLDMCATVDEAAASLTNLAVRDGNYTSHYLVADADGDAIAVEFLDGEQVVHSGEAMRVKAMANIRYERGLYAHEHGGRKWWWSNPGQSSERVSACQRRAEAFDAARDTSAVDYAFGTLLYYVAAPNTRWSIVFDVPSRVIHYRTDQSPIHKSISFENLDFTCGAGKRMLDVNTRHEGPVDGRFVPYVPAVNQNVFQTFCERYGINVSDEDARDLMGFYDAFTCTP, encoded by the coding sequence ATGATGCGTACTGTACTGTTCCTCTCAAGCCTGCTTCTGATCGCTGTCGCCTGTGTCCCCTCTGTCGCCTGCACGTCGTTCGTCATGGACGGCCCCGAAGGCCCCATCTTCGGGACGAACCTGGACCTCTTCATTCCAGGTGACGGCCTCATCCTCGTGAACCTCCGGGGCGTCCACAAGGCCACCTACCAGACGGGGACAACGGGTGAACGCCACAACTGGAGGAGCGAGTACGGAAGCGTCACGTTCAACCTCGCCGGCAACGAGTTCGCGTGGGGCGGCATGAACGAGGCAGGGCTCGTCGTGAGCTCGATGGAGCTCCGGGCGGGTGAGTATCCGGAGCCGGACGAACGGCCCGCCTTCTTCGACGGGAACTGGACGCAGTACGTGCTCGACATGTGCGCGACCGTCGACGAGGCCGCGGCCTCCCTCACGAACCTCGCCGTCCGCGACGGGAACTACACGAGCCACTATCTGGTGGCCGACGCCGACGGCGATGCCATCGCCGTCGAGTTCCTGGATGGCGAGCAGGTCGTTCACTCAGGTGAGGCCATGCGCGTCAAGGCGATGGCGAACATACGCTACGAGAGAGGCCTCTACGCGCACGAACACGGCGGAAGGAAGTGGTGGTGGTCGAACCCCGGGCAGTCCTCGGAGCGGGTCTCCGCATGCCAGCGTCGCGCCGAGGCCTTCGACGCGGCGCGTGACACGAGCGCCGTGGACTACGCGTTCGGGACGCTTCTCTACTACGTCGCGGCGCCGAACACGCGCTGGAGCATCGTGTTCGATGTTCCGAGTCGCGTGATCCACTACAGAACCGACCAGAGCCCCATCCACAAGAGCATCTCGTTCGAGAACCTCGATTTCACCTGCGGGGCCGGGAAGCGGATGCTCGATGTCAACACGCGACACGAAGGACCTGTCGACGGACGCTTCGTACCCTACGTTCCCGCAGTGAACCAGAACGTCTTCCAGACATTCTGCGAGAGGTACGGCATCAACGTCTCGGACGAGGATGCCAGGGACCTGATGGGATTCTACGACGCCTTCACCTGCACGCCCTGA
- a CDS encoding flavodoxin family protein has product MTTLSKQQLELCGSHDFDFTGLTALFLNCTLKPTGVMSHTEALIGISTAIMEANGVETEIVRPVDHVLAPGVYPDMTEHGFDRDDWPKLFEKVMAADILVVGTPIWLGEESSVCRRLIERLYSESGKLNDQGQYVYYGRVGGCIVTGNEDGVKHCGMAVLYALQHLGYCIPPQADAGWIGEVGPGPSYADEGSGGPQNDFTQRNTTFMTWNLLHLARLLKDAGGIPAHGNQRSAWEAGCRFDHPNPEYR; this is encoded by the coding sequence ATGACGACACTATCGAAGCAGCAGCTCGAACTCTGCGGGAGCCACGACTTCGATTTCACCGGTCTCACTGCCCTCTTCCTGAACTGCACGCTCAAGCCGACCGGGGTGATGTCCCACACAGAGGCGCTGATCGGTATCTCGACGGCCATCATGGAGGCGAACGGGGTCGAGACCGAGATCGTGCGACCCGTCGACCACGTGCTGGCCCCCGGCGTCTATCCGGACATGACCGAGCACGGGTTCGACCGTGATGACTGGCCGAAGCTCTTCGAGAAGGTGATGGCCGCGGATATCCTCGTCGTAGGCACGCCGATCTGGCTGGGAGAGGAAAGCTCGGTGTGCAGACGCCTCATCGAGCGGCTCTACAGCGAGTCCGGGAAGCTCAACGATCAGGGACAGTACGTCTATTACGGCCGCGTTGGGGGGTGCATCGTCACAGGGAACGAGGACGGGGTGAAGCACTGCGGGATGGCGGTGCTCTACGCTCTGCAGCATCTCGGCTACTGCATCCCGCCGCAGGCGGACGCCGGATGGATCGGCGAGGTCGGTCCGGGCCCATCGTACGCCGACGAAGGCTCGGGCGGACCGCAGAACGATTTCACGCAGCGCAACACGACCTTCATGACCTGGAACCTGCTCCATCTGGCCCGGCTGCTGAAGGACGCCGGCGGCATCCCTGCCCACGGCAACCAGCGGAGCGCCTGGGAGGCCGGCTGCCGGTTCGACCATCCGAACCCCGAGTACAGATAA